A genomic region of Colletotrichum destructivum chromosome 5, complete sequence contains the following coding sequences:
- a CDS encoding Putative mannosyltransferase 1, CMT1 — protein MPESDDIVYAETRPSSSIEDSDLDHEHKEPLLPGSASVSQRRGRGTIVAWLRGRPRSLLRRFRRQPRSLPRLLLRYTFLFVLFVLTATPIFFPSYTRHPKHYKDLRKRCLVSDSLSGCANLRNEKVFIAVSLFDPEGKITGGEWAKNVLDLIHMIGEDNTFLSIYENDSGDLGAAALDEFKKNVPCKHRIVSEGQVDYSAFPHVTLPDGSQRLKRLAYLSEMRNRALYPLDQSGQDPKVGTVKYDKILFLNDALFAPVDAAHLLFNTNAGEDGRAHYLSACSLDYDWNPFLEYDLYAQRDAEGYSNGIPIFPYFTGQGKAVSRRAMVSQTDAVPVKSCWGGMVAMQAKWVQNVDEKMPTKDWQAVAHHVIDPDHPHNVTAPVRFRYEPELYFDACECCLFLADVTTVADKAGEPDMGVFVNPYVRVAYRKRTQRLEPLVRRWERLLALPQAIITHFSRFPTPNPHRQVVEGQRFTEEIYQRREGWKMVERTGRNGMFCGVREMQLIKEGPRNGRNWENNYDIPWDKQTLNFPL, from the coding sequence ATGCCCGAATCCGACGACATTGTCTACGCCGAAACCCGGCCGTCCTCCTCCATAGAAGACTCCGATCTTGACCATGAACACAAGGAGCCACTACTGCCaggctcggcgtcggtgtcgcAAAGGAGGGGTCGGGGGACCATCGTCGCATGGCTCAGGGGCAGACCTCGGTCGTTGCTGAGAAGGTTCCGTCGTCAGCCTCGATCTCTTCCCCGGTTGCTGCTGCGGTACACGTTCTTGTTCGTCCTCTTTGTCCTCACGGCGACACCCATCTTCTTCCCGTCGTACACGCGCCATCCGAAGCACTACAAGGATCTGAGAAAGCGCTGTCTGGTGTCGGACAGCTTGTCCGGCTGCGCGAACCTACGGAATGAAAAGGTCTTCATTGCCGTCAGCCTGTTCGACCCCGAAGGCAAGATCACCGGAGGGGAGTGGGCGAAAAACGTATTGGATTTGATCCACATGATCGGGGAGGACAACACGTTCCTGAGCATATACGAGAACGACAGTGGTGATCTGGGCGCGGCAGCGTTGGACGAGTTCAAGAAGAACGTGCCATGCAAGCACAGGATCGTCAGCGAGGGCCAAGTCGACTACAGCGCGTTCCCTCACGTCACGCTACCCGACGGATCGCAACGGCTGAAGCGCCTGGCCTACCTGTCGGAGATGCGCAACCGCGCGCTCTACCCGCTAGACCAGTCCGGCCAAGACCCCAAAGTCGGCACGGTAAAGTACGACAAGATCCTGTTCCTCAACGACGCGCTCTTTGCGCCCGTCGACGCTGCCCACCTGCTCTTCAACAccaacgccggcgaagacggccgcGCCCACTACCTCTCGGCATGCTCCCTCGACTACGACTGGAACCCGTTCCTCGAGTACGACCTCTACGCCCAGCGCGACGCCGAAGGGTACTCGAACGGCATCCCCATCTTCCCCTACTTCACCGGCCAGGGCAAGGCCGTCTCGCGCAGGGCAATGGTGTCGCAGACGGATGCCGTGCCGGTCAAGAGCTGCTGGGGTGGCATGGTGGCGATGCAGGCGAAGTGGGTGCAGAACGTGGACGAGAAGATGCCGACCAAGGACTGGCAGGCCGTGGCGCACCACGTCATCGACCCGGACCACCCGCACAAcgtgacggcgccggtgcgCTTCCGGTACGAGCCCGAGCTGTACTTTGACGCCTGCGAGTGCTGCCTgttcctcgccgacgtgACGACCGTTGCGGACAAGGCGGGCGAGCCTGACATGGGCGTGTTCGTGAACCCCTACGTGCGCGTGGCGTACCGCAAGCGGACGCAGCGTCTCGAGCCGCTGGTCCGCCGGTGGGAGCGGCTCTTGGCCCTGCCgcaggccatcatcacccaCTTCTCGCGGTTTCCAACGCCCAACCCGCAccgccaggtcgtcgagggccagcgGTTCACCGAGGAGATCTACCAGCGGCGCGAAGGGTGGAAGATGGTGGAGCGGACGGGGCGCAACGGCATGTTCTGCGGGGTCCGGGAGATGCAGCTCATCAAAGAGGGACCTCGCAACGGGCGCAACTGGGAGAACAATTACGACATACCGTGGGACAAGCAGACGTTGAACTTTCCCCTCTAA
- a CDS encoding Putative corA, transmembrane region, with amino-acid sequence MSFTARMSASLPDDLAMSTTHIPDTNSTFAVVYGCNDEQMGDIERRIRKADGQFHHPLLIPGIFAELERTRLVEMAENLLDVFALRSERLNSASKADPWSPESDADGKRTQEHLNLCMGSRDLVSHISAVKRQMAKLLKEMSVVEREIESLRVDNMPREHMREPGLVDTGTKMRTRVEDILIEYDDKIDDCNMMICNMSLAMQTVWNHIARQDSKTNTKISQANAAIAVQTKVESAQMRTIALLTMIYLPLSSVASIFSMDMFNWEAIEGQTIVSKHIWLFFVLAVGLTLVTVAAWFFGTRREKAMAAKSDEYFNSPQRKNTLEYV; translated from the exons ATGT CCTTCACGGCACGAATGTCGGCAAGTTTACCTGACGACTTGGCCATGTCCACCACGCACATCCCGGACACCAACTCAACGTTTGCCGTCGTGTATGGATGCAACGACGAGCAGATGGGGGACATCGAGAGAAGGATACGGAAAGCAGATGGACAATTCCACCACCCATTGCTCATCCCAGGGATATTTGCGGAGTTGGAACGAACGCGGCTGGTAGAAATGGCCGAAAATCTCCTGGACGTTTTCGCCCTTCGATCGGAAAGGTTGAATTCTGCTTCCAAGGCAGACCCCTGGAGCCCGGAATCCGACGCGGACGGCAAAAGGACACAGGAACATCTGAACCTCTGCATGGGAAGTCGAGACTTGGTCAGTCATATCTCGGCGGTGAAACGTCAAATGGCCAAGCTGTTGAAAGAGATGTCCGTTGTGGAGCGGGAGATTGAATCGCTCAGGGTTGACAACATGCCTCGAGAACATATGAGAGAACCAGGACTAGTGGACACAGGGACCAAGATGAGGACACGGGTCGAAGATATCTTGATCGAGTACGACGACAAGATTGACGACTGCAACATGATGATCTGCAACATGTCACTCGCCATGCAGACT GTCTGGAATCACATTGCAAGACAGGATTCGAAAACCAACACGAAGATTTCGCAAGCCAACGCGGCGATTGCGGTCCAGACGAAAGTGGAGAGCGCACAAATGAGGACCATAGCGCTCTTGACGATGATCTATCTTCCTCTTTCCAGCGTTGCG AGTATCTTCTCGATGGACATGTTTAACTGGGAGGCTATTGAGGGACAAACCATCGTATCGAAGCACATCTGGCTGTTTTTTGTCCTGGCTGTAGGGCTCACGCtggtcaccgtcgccgcctggTTCTTCGGGACGCGCCGCGAgaaggccatggcggccaagTCGGACGAGTATTTCAACTCGCCGCAAAGAAAGAACACTTTGGAGTATGTTTAG